A window of Mucilaginibacter paludis DSM 18603 contains these coding sequences:
- a CDS encoding NDR1/HIN1-like protein produces the protein MINSRINFIKGALLLSSLFVLCSCGKPKDLKYGMITDVSVKNVSLTGVDVEATIPVENPNGYELKVDEAAMDLSLDNKVIAHILQAYPVTIAAKTKGDYKVGASIKLANAGALMSIMSLMNGGNKNLNLDGTLKIKSFVFTKNVKVHQANIQDYLKPVMDKMKMF, from the coding sequence ATGATAAATTCACGCATTAATTTTATAAAAGGCGCTCTGTTATTATCGTCGCTATTTGTTTTGTGCAGTTGCGGTAAACCCAAGGATTTAAAATACGGGATGATTACCGATGTATCGGTTAAAAACGTGAGCTTAACTGGGGTTGATGTTGAAGCTACTATTCCTGTAGAAAACCCTAATGGTTACGAGCTTAAAGTTGACGAAGCCGCTATGGATTTATCTTTAGACAATAAAGTAATAGCGCACATTTTACAGGCCTATCCTGTTACTATTGCCGCTAAAACAAAAGGTGATTATAAAGTGGGTGCATCTATTAAACTGGCCAATGCCGGGGCACTGATGTCGATTATGAGTTTAATGAACGGCGGTAACAAAAACCTTAACCTGGATGGCACGCTAAAGATTAAATCATTTGTATTCACCAAAAATGTAAAAGTACATCAGGCCAATATTCAGGATTACCTTAAACCGGTAATGGATAAGATGAAAATGTTTTAA
- a CDS encoding tryptophan 2,3-dioxygenase family protein, whose protein sequence is MHITPEIEDKIQRLQEKYEAMGQDMASYLDGLLYADFLTYWDYIHLDTLLSLQSPKTPIPDEEIFIMYHQITELYFKLAIHECKQIVDHLELTPQFFVARLKRINSYFEALTHSFGIMVDGMEKEQFLKFRMSLLPASGFQSGQYRMIEIYATDFINLVAKDKRDELQNATIEEQFEYIYWKFGATELSTGKKTLTLRQFEKKYAVTFIALGQSCVGHNFNSILHRFKREGIDTGSLEKELRRFDVLVNVNWPLAHYKSAVRYLNREPEEIKATGGTNWQKYLPPRFQKRIFYPAIWTASEIEEWGKSWVESVLDEI, encoded by the coding sequence ATGCATATTACCCCCGAAATTGAAGATAAAATACAACGCCTGCAGGAAAAGTATGAAGCCATGGGCCAGGATATGGCTTCGTACCTGGACGGTTTGCTCTATGCCGATTTTTTAACCTATTGGGATTATATCCACCTGGATACTCTATTATCGCTGCAAAGCCCCAAAACACCAATACCCGATGAGGAGATCTTCATCATGTACCACCAGATTACCGAGCTTTATTTTAAGCTGGCTATACATGAGTGCAAGCAGATTGTTGACCATCTGGAATTAACGCCCCAATTTTTTGTTGCCCGGCTTAAACGGATCAACAGCTATTTTGAGGCCCTTACACATTCGTTCGGCATCATGGTTGATGGGATGGAGAAGGAACAGTTTTTAAAGTTTCGCATGTCCTTACTGCCTGCAAGTGGTTTCCAATCGGGCCAGTACCGCATGATTGAAATTTACGCGACCGATTTTATCAACCTTGTTGCGAAGGATAAGCGTGACGAATTGCAAAACGCCACCATCGAAGAGCAGTTTGAATATATCTACTGGAAATTTGGTGCTACCGAACTGTCTACCGGAAAAAAGACATTGACCCTGCGCCAGTTTGAAAAAAAGTATGCTGTCACCTTTATAGCCCTGGGCCAATCATGCGTTGGGCATAATTTCAATAGTATTTTGCACCGCTTTAAGCGCGAAGGCATCGACACCGGCAGCCTTGAAAAGGAACTGCGCCGCTTTGATGTGCTGGTGAACGTTAACTGGCCCTTGGCTCACTATAAATCTGCCGTACGTTACCTTAATCGCGAGCCCGAAGAAATCAAAGCTACCGGCGGAACCAACTGGCAAAAGTACCTGCCTCCGCGTTTTCAGAAACGGATATTTTATCCAGCTATTTGGACGGCATCGGAAATTGAGGAGTGGGGCAAAAGCTGGGTTGAAAGCGTGTTGGATGAAATTTAA
- a CDS encoding branched-chain amino acid aminotransferase, with product MTETLDISITKTLNSRLEQTDFSNLPFGRTFANHMFVADYADGEWKNFQIVPYGDIVMSPAISAIHYGQSFFEGLKAYKHGDGKVSVFRPYMNAARFNKSAERLCMPDLPEDIFVQSIAALVDVDKDWIPAQANHSLYIRPFMFATDPYLGVQPSKTYKFMVITGPTGPYFSKPLRVKIETEYSRSTEGGFGYAKAAGNYGGAMLPSRKAVEQGYDQLIWTDSKEHLYMEELGAANVMFILDGKLVTPSTRDTILKGITRDTVLNLAREWGYEIEERRVSVAEILEGARNGKLTDAFGAGTAATIAPIGEIEHEGQLYTLIDPSQRVFSNKVLKTLDEIRYGVTPDPYGWNYMV from the coding sequence ATGACAGAAACACTTGACATCAGCATCACTAAAACCTTGAATTCCCGTTTGGAGCAAACGGATTTTAGCAACCTACCCTTCGGACGTACTTTTGCCAACCACATGTTTGTGGCCGATTATGCCGATGGTGAATGGAAGAATTTTCAAATCGTCCCTTACGGGGATATTGTGATGAGTCCTGCTATTTCTGCCATTCATTATGGCCAGTCGTTTTTCGAAGGATTAAAAGCATACAAGCACGGCGATGGCAAAGTGTCTGTTTTTCGCCCTTACATGAATGCTGCGCGGTTCAACAAATCTGCCGAGCGTTTATGTATGCCAGACTTGCCCGAAGATATTTTTGTACAAAGCATAGCCGCCCTGGTTGATGTCGATAAAGACTGGATTCCGGCACAGGCCAATCACTCCCTGTACATCCGTCCGTTTATGTTTGCTACCGACCCTTACCTGGGTGTACAGCCATCAAAAACATACAAGTTTATGGTGATTACCGGGCCAACCGGCCCCTATTTTTCTAAGCCACTGCGCGTAAAAATCGAAACCGAGTATTCGCGCTCTACCGAAGGTGGTTTTGGTTATGCCAAGGCCGCAGGTAATTATGGCGGGGCGATGTTGCCGTCGCGCAAGGCGGTTGAACAAGGATACGATCAATTAATTTGGACCGATAGCAAAGAGCACCTGTATATGGAAGAATTGGGTGCCGCCAACGTGATGTTTATATTAGACGGCAAATTAGTTACCCCATCAACCCGCGATACGATTTTAAAAGGGATTACCCGCGATACGGTTTTAAACCTGGCCCGTGAGTGGGGTTACGAAATTGAAGAGCGCCGCGTAAGTGTTGCCGAGATTTTAGAAGGTGCCAGAAACGGCAAATTAACCGATGCCTTTGGCGCCGGAACCGCGGCCACTATTGCCCCAATAGGAGAAATTGAGCACGAAGGGCAGCTTTACACCTTGATTGACCCATCGCAAAGGGTATTCTCAAATAAGGTATTAAAAACACTGGACGAGATTCGTTATGGTGTAACTCCCGATCCTTACGGATGGAATTATATGGTGTAA
- a CDS encoding helix-turn-helix transcriptional regulator, which produces MLAQFLKSKRKAFKLTQQELADKAGVGLRVVREMEQGKATLRMDKVNQVLALFGSELGVVIKHNEYE; this is translated from the coding sequence ATGTTAGCTCAATTTTTAAAATCTAAAAGAAAAGCATTTAAGCTGACGCAACAGGAACTGGCAGATAAGGCCGGAGTTGGCTTGCGGGTAGTACGGGAGATGGAACAGGGGAAAGCTACCCTGAGGATGGATAAGGTTAACCAGGTGCTGGCCCTTTTTGGTTCGGAATTGGGCGTAGTAATCAAACATAACGAATATGAGTAA
- a CDS encoding HipA N-terminal domain-containing protein, translating to MSKRGMVYYQDKLAGMIAETDEGYEFSYDADYLNVETAKPISLTMPLLKEKYTSKVLFAFFDGLIPEGWLLNLATEHWKVKRNDRFELLLLTCRDTIGAVTIIPENE from the coding sequence ATGAGTAAACGGGGAATGGTATATTATCAGGATAAACTCGCAGGCATGATAGCGGAAACAGATGAAGGGTATGAATTTAGCTATGATGCTGATTATTTGAATGTAGAAACAGCTAAGCCGATAAGTTTAACGATGCCCTTATTAAAAGAAAAGTATACCAGCAAAGTACTGTTTGCTTTTTTTGACGGATTGATTCCGGAGGGATGGTTGCTGAATTTAGCTACTGAACACTGGAAAGTAAAAAGGAATGATCGTTTTGAATTATTATTACTAACATGCAGGGATACTATTGGCGCGGTAACCATCATCCCCGAAAACGAGTAA
- a CDS encoding HipA domain-containing protein, with protein MLKELAEQTINTRIAVTGVQPKLSVTLQKSGGQARLTLVGLWGEYILKPQQEQYPLMPETEDLTMHLASLFKIEVCEHTLLRATDGSLVYLAKRFDRVKGKKIHVEDFCQLSELLTENKYKGSYERAGKLILKYCVNKGLDALSYFELVLFSYLTGNNDMHLKNFSLMHQETGIRLSPAYDLLNVNLLNPADDEELALTLNGRKRKISRKDFEILGNSLQIPEKAWRNSMRKFASMNNEVNSMIDASFLGMEEKERYKNIWLDKQAMLQL; from the coding sequence TTGTTAAAGGAATTGGCAGAGCAAACCATAAACACGCGAATAGCCGTAACGGGTGTACAGCCTAAGCTTTCGGTTACGTTACAAAAAAGCGGAGGCCAGGCCAGGCTTACCCTTGTTGGGCTATGGGGAGAATATATTCTGAAGCCTCAGCAAGAACAATACCCTTTGATGCCCGAAACAGAAGATTTAACCATGCACCTGGCCTCATTGTTTAAAATAGAGGTATGTGAGCATACTCTGCTGAGAGCCACTGATGGAAGCCTGGTTTATCTGGCCAAAAGGTTTGACCGTGTTAAAGGAAAAAAAATCCATGTAGAGGATTTTTGCCAGCTATCGGAACTATTAACCGAGAATAAATACAAAGGATCCTATGAAAGAGCCGGAAAACTGATCCTGAAATACTGCGTTAACAAAGGGCTGGATGCGCTTAGCTATTTTGAATTGGTTTTATTCTCCTATCTTACTGGAAATAACGACATGCACCTTAAAAACTTTTCGCTGATGCATCAGGAAACAGGTATTCGTTTAAGCCCGGCTTATGATCTGCTAAACGTTAACTTATTGAATCCGGCAGACGATGAAGAACTGGCATTAACCCTAAACGGTCGAAAGAGGAAGATCAGCCGTAAAGATTTCGAGATTTTAGGAAACAGCCTCCAAATTCCGGAGAAAGCGTGGCGCAATAGCATGAGGAAGTTTGCATCCATGAATAATGAGGTTAACAGTATGATAGACGCCTCGTTTTTGGGAATGGAAGAGAAGGAACGATACAAGAATATTTGGTTAGATAAGCAAGCGATGCTGCAATTGTAA
- a CDS encoding pyruvate dehydrogenase complex dihydrolipoamide acetyltransferase, with product MAEVVKMPKMSDTMTEGVLAKWHKKVGDKIKSGDVLAEIETDKATMDFESFQDGTLLYIGVEEGKAVPVDTVIAVMGKEGEDYKAALAAEGGTSAPKAEEKPAAPAVEAKPAAPAVDLSKIPATVIRMPLMSDTMTEGVIQKWNFKVGDKVKSDDSLADVETDKATMDVVGYEAGTLLYIGVKEGEAAKVNEIIAIVGKEGTDITPLLAGGNGAPAPEASGEAPAAESATTAPAEAAAESTDDSRVKASPLARKIAKDKGISLTEIKGSAEGGRIVKKDVEAYTPSAKPAAANAPASAPAATAPAAAEKPAVKIPEFVGTEKYTEKPVTQMRKAIGRRLSESLFTAPHFYVTMSIDMDQAIEARNKINAYAPSKVSFNDLVLKATAIALKQHPNINSSWLGDKIRYNEHVNIGVAVAVDEGLLVPVIKFADGKSLSHISAEVKDFAGKAKAKKLQPNEMEGSTFTISNLGMFGVDEFTAIINTPNSCILAVSGIQAVPVVKNGAVVPGNVMKVTLSCDHRTVDGATGAAFLQTLKALLEEPVRLLF from the coding sequence ATGGCTGAAGTAGTTAAAATGCCAAAAATGAGCGATACCATGACCGAAGGGGTATTGGCTAAATGGCATAAAAAGGTTGGCGACAAGATTAAATCGGGTGATGTTTTGGCTGAGATAGAAACAGATAAAGCCACCATGGATTTTGAATCTTTTCAGGATGGTACTTTATTGTACATCGGTGTTGAAGAGGGCAAAGCCGTGCCGGTTGACACCGTAATTGCAGTAATGGGCAAAGAGGGCGAAGATTATAAAGCCGCTTTAGCCGCAGAGGGTGGCACCAGCGCGCCAAAAGCAGAAGAAAAACCAGCGGCCCCAGCGGTGGAAGCAAAACCGGCAGCTCCTGCTGTTGATTTATCAAAAATACCGGCTACGGTTATCCGTATGCCTTTGATGAGCGATACCATGACCGAAGGAGTGATCCAGAAATGGAACTTTAAGGTTGGAGATAAAGTAAAGAGCGACGACTCGTTAGCTGACGTTGAAACCGATAAGGCAACAATGGACGTGGTTGGCTATGAGGCCGGCACACTATTATATATAGGTGTAAAAGAAGGCGAAGCCGCCAAAGTAAACGAGATTATTGCCATAGTGGGTAAAGAGGGTACTGATATTACACCTTTGCTGGCTGGCGGAAATGGCGCTCCTGCTCCTGAAGCATCTGGCGAGGCTCCTGCCGCAGAAAGCGCTACTACTGCACCGGCGGAAGCCGCTGCCGAAAGTACCGATGATAGCCGCGTTAAAGCCTCTCCATTGGCACGTAAAATAGCCAAGGATAAAGGCATTAGCTTAACCGAAATTAAAGGCAGCGCCGAAGGTGGCCGCATTGTGAAGAAAGATGTAGAAGCTTACACACCGTCTGCCAAGCCCGCCGCGGCAAACGCTCCGGCTTCAGCACCTGCTGCAACAGCTCCTGCCGCTGCTGAAAAACCCGCTGTTAAAATACCTGAGTTTGTTGGTACTGAAAAATATACGGAAAAACCGGTTACGCAAATGCGCAAAGCTATTGGCAGGCGCTTATCCGAAAGCTTGTTTACCGCACCGCATTTCTATGTAACCATGTCAATCGATATGGATCAGGCAATTGAGGCCCGCAACAAGATCAATGCCTATGCGCCAAGCAAGGTATCGTTTAACGACCTGGTATTGAAAGCTACTGCTATTGCATTAAAACAACATCCCAACATTAACTCATCCTGGTTAGGCGATAAGATCCGTTATAACGAGCATGTTAACATTGGTGTAGCTGTTGCTGTTGACGAAGGTTTACTGGTTCCGGTAATTAAATTTGCCGATGGTAAATCATTGAGCCATATTTCTGCCGAGGTAAAGGATTTTGCCGGCAAAGCAAAAGCTAAAAAATTACAGCCTAACGAAATGGAAGGCTCAACTTTCACCATATCTAACTTAGGTATGTTTGGCGTTGACGAATTTACAGCTATTATTAACACGCCTAACTCATGTATACTTGCCGTAAGCGGAATACAAGCAGTACCGGTTGTTAAAAACGGAGCTGTAGTACCAGGCAACGTTATGAAGGTTACCTTGAGCTGCGACCACCGTACGGTTGATGGCGCAACAGGTGCCGCGTTTTTACAAACATTAAAAGCTTTGTTAGAAGAGCCTGTAAGGTTGTTATTCTAA
- the pdhA gene encoding pyruvate dehydrogenase (acetyl-transferring) E1 component subunit alpha yields the protein MSSVAITKDTYLHWYESMLLMRKFEEKAGQLYGQQKIRGFCHLYIGQEAVLAGAMSVIRHDDSMITAYRDHAHALAKGTHPNAVMAELYGKATGCSKGKGGSMHMFDKENHFYGGHGIVGGQIPMGAGIAFANKYSGRDNVNICYMGDGAVRQGALTETFNMASLWKLPVIFVCENNGYAMGTSLARTTIQHDIYKLGLPYDIPSSAVDGMDPVAVHNAMDEAIQRARKGDGPTFLEMRTYRYKGHSMSDPQKYRTKDEVESYKAKDPIETVKQTIVAEKYADDKWFEEMDEKIKAIVDESVKFSEESPWPEASELYTDVYVQKDYPYIKN from the coding sequence ATGAGTTCAGTCGCTATCACCAAAGACACTTATTTGCATTGGTATGAATCAATGCTTTTAATGCGAAAATTCGAAGAGAAAGCAGGTCAATTATACGGGCAACAAAAAATCAGGGGCTTTTGCCACCTGTATATTGGGCAAGAAGCTGTATTGGCAGGTGCCATGTCTGTAATAAGGCATGATGACAGCATGATAACCGCTTATCGCGATCATGCTCATGCGCTTGCAAAGGGTACACATCCCAATGCTGTAATGGCCGAACTTTACGGTAAAGCTACCGGTTGCTCTAAAGGCAAAGGCGGCTCGATGCACATGTTTGACAAGGAAAACCATTTTTATGGCGGACACGGTATAGTAGGCGGCCAGATCCCGATGGGTGCAGGTATTGCTTTCGCTAACAAATACAGTGGGCGCGATAATGTGAACATCTGCTATATGGGCGATGGCGCCGTACGTCAGGGAGCGTTAACCGAAACATTTAACATGGCTTCGTTATGGAAACTGCCTGTAATTTTTGTTTGCGAAAACAATGGTTATGCTATGGGTACCTCGTTAGCCCGTACCACTATACAACACGATATTTATAAGTTAGGCTTACCATACGATATCCCTTCGTCGGCAGTTGACGGGATGGACCCGGTTGCTGTACACAACGCGATGGACGAAGCCATTCAGCGTGCGCGTAAAGGCGATGGACCAACCTTCCTTGAGATGCGTACCTATCGTTATAAAGGACACTCCATGTCTGATCCACAAAAATACCGTACCAAAGACGAGGTTGAAAGCTATAAAGCTAAAGACCCTATCGAAACGGTTAAACAAACTATTGTAGCAGAAAAATATGCTGATGACAAATGGTTTGAAGAAATGGATGAAAAAATCAAAGCTATCGTAGACGAATCTGTTAAATTTTCTGAGGAATCGCCATGGCCTGAGGCTTCTGAGCTGTATACCGACGTATACGTACAAAAGGATTATCCTTACATCAAAAATTAA
- a CDS encoding C40 family peptidase: protein MKKISIVLALLVSVSFATVQAQTKAVPNSSQETDKGTDDQDKSLVKDYLSQIMGVALSTTSNVKLFQFVYDWIGTPYRFGGTSRKGIDCSAFTKELYSKVFNLTIERNSRDIFSMVNPVQKDELKEGDLVFFKIHSSSISHVGIYLGNNKFAHASSKGVAISNLDDDYYSRYFYKGGRLMESFKQELEKESPDDKK from the coding sequence ATGAAGAAAATATCTATTGTACTTGCATTACTTGTCAGCGTTTCATTTGCTACCGTACAAGCACAAACAAAAGCCGTACCAAACTCCTCTCAGGAGACAGATAAAGGTACTGATGATCAGGATAAAAGCTTAGTTAAAGATTACCTTTCCCAAATTATGGGCGTAGCTTTATCTACAACCTCAAATGTTAAGCTTTTTCAATTTGTTTACGACTGGATCGGCACTCCCTACCGCTTTGGCGGAACGTCCAGAAAAGGCATCGACTGTTCAGCTTTTACGAAAGAATTGTATAGTAAAGTATTCAACCTCACCATCGAACGTAACTCAAGGGATATTTTCAGCATGGTTAACCCGGTTCAAAAAGATGAGCTTAAAGAGGGCGACCTGGTGTTCTTTAAAATTCACAGCTCAAGCATTTCCCACGTTGGTATTTATTTAGGTAACAATAAGTTTGCGCATGCCTCATCAAAAGGTGTAGCGATATCTAATTTAGATGATGACTATTATAGCCGTTACTTTTACAAGGGTGGCCGTTTGATGGAGTCGTTTAAACAGGAACTTGAAAAAGAATCTCCGGATGACAAAAAATAA
- a CDS encoding CapA family protein: MKSLSLFSLLTCILFFCACQEQPAKVVHVSKKRIVHQRHTIVTPPDSTISIAAVGDMMLGSSYPNVNNLPPDSAKNSFKAARQYLREADIAFGNLEGTLLDSGVPEGKKKFKPYLFRMPVTYGKVFKDAGFDLLSIANNHIDDFGALGRKSTGIVLDSCGIQYAGLQVKPVTIFTVKGVKFGFCAFAPNSYVVSLHDYKNACRIIGNLKQQVDIVIVSFHGGGEGVGFEHVLCQKESFMGENRGDVHEFAHNAIDAGADVVFGNGPHVSRAMELYNNHLIAYSLGNFCTYKSVSVSGVCGMAPLLQVRLDKKGKFLNGKIIAFKQDHWKGLQRDTLNRVVSRIKYLTETDFPQSGLTINDDGVIGVAQ; this comes from the coding sequence ATGAAAAGCCTTTCACTATTCTCCTTGCTTACCTGCATCCTGTTTTTCTGTGCATGCCAGGAACAACCCGCAAAAGTTGTTCATGTCAGTAAAAAGCGAATTGTACATCAACGCCATACTATAGTTACCCCTCCCGATTCTACCATTAGTATAGCGGCCGTTGGCGATATGATGTTAGGTTCATCCTATCCCAATGTAAACAATTTACCACCCGACAGTGCCAAAAATAGTTTTAAAGCAGCCCGCCAGTACTTACGCGAGGCGGATATTGCTTTTGGCAATTTGGAAGGGACGCTGCTGGATAGTGGTGTGCCCGAAGGCAAAAAGAAGTTTAAACCGTATTTGTTCCGTATGCCGGTAACTTACGGCAAGGTTTTTAAGGATGCCGGGTTTGATCTGCTCAGCATTGCTAACAACCATATTGACGATTTTGGTGCTTTAGGGCGTAAAAGCACGGGTATTGTATTGGATAGCTGCGGTATACAGTACGCCGGTCTGCAGGTAAAGCCCGTAACCATATTTACGGTAAAGGGCGTTAAATTTGGTTTCTGCGCATTTGCTCCCAACAGTTATGTAGTATCCTTACACGATTATAAAAATGCCTGCCGAATTATCGGCAATTTAAAGCAACAGGTTGATATTGTTATCGTATCGTTTCATGGCGGCGGGGAAGGTGTGGGGTTTGAGCATGTGCTTTGCCAGAAGGAAAGTTTTATGGGCGAAAACCGGGGCGATGTACATGAGTTTGCACACAATGCCATTGATGCCGGGGCCGACGTGGTGTTTGGTAATGGGCCGCATGTTAGCAGGGCTATGGAGTTATACAATAATCATTTAATAGCCTACAGCCTGGGTAATTTTTGTACTTATAAAAGTGTAAGTGTATCCGGCGTGTGCGGTATGGCTCCCTTGCTACAGGTAAGGCTTGATAAAAAAGGCAAATTTTTAAACGGCAAAATCATCGCCTTTAAGCAGGACCATTGGAAAGGCCTGCAGCGCGATACACTGAACCGGGTGGTGAGCCGGATAAAGTACCTTACAGAGACCGATTTTCCGCAATCGGGTTTAACGATTAATGATGATGGGGTGATAGGGGTTGCTCAGTAG
- a CDS encoding SPFH domain-containing protein, producing the protein MIPSLIIGFIILVLLFSSFVSVQQGTIAVVTVFGKYSRILSPGLNFKLPLIEMISSRISIQNRSVELEFQAVTVDQANVYFKAMLLYSVLNQDEETIKNVAFKFVDERNLMQALVRTVEGSIRAFVATKRQADVLILRRDIVDHVKEQLDQILESWGYHLQDLQLNDITFDDVIMKSMSQVVASNNLKAAAENEGQALLITKTKAAEAEGNAIKISAEAERQAAQLRGQGIALFREEVAKGMTVAAKEMKEADMDTSVILFTMWTEAIKHFSENSKGNVIFLDGSADSMQHTMKEMMSLNILSQNQPKGKDDR; encoded by the coding sequence ATGATACCATCACTTATTATTGGATTTATAATTTTAGTGCTGCTTTTTTCGTCTTTTGTATCCGTACAACAGGGTACTATAGCGGTTGTAACCGTGTTTGGCAAGTATAGCCGCATTTTGTCTCCCGGTTTAAATTTTAAACTGCCGCTTATCGAGATGATTTCCTCGCGTATCTCCATCCAGAATCGTTCCGTAGAGCTGGAGTTCCAGGCCGTTACTGTTGATCAGGCCAATGTGTATTTTAAGGCTATGCTGCTGTATTCGGTATTAAACCAGGACGAAGAAACTATCAAAAACGTAGCTTTTAAATTTGTTGACGAACGTAACCTGATGCAGGCGCTGGTGCGCACGGTTGAAGGCTCCATACGTGCGTTTGTTGCTACAAAAAGGCAGGCAGATGTACTAATTTTAAGGCGCGACATTGTTGACCATGTAAAAGAGCAACTGGACCAGATACTGGAAAGCTGGGGTTATCATTTACAGGATCTGCAACTGAATGATATTACTTTTGATGATGTGATCATGAAATCGATGAGCCAGGTGGTAGCATCGAACAACCTAAAGGCCGCTGCCGAGAATGAAGGCCAGGCCCTGTTGATTACCAAAACCAAAGCTGCCGAAGCCGAAGGTAATGCCATCAAAATATCTGCGGAGGCAGAGCGGCAGGCAGCCCAATTACGCGGGCAGGGTATAGCCTTATTTAGGGAAGAGGTGGCCAAAGGGATGACGGTAGCCGCCAAAGAAATGAAAGAGGCTGATATGGATACCTCGGTAATTTTATTTACCATGTGGACCGAAGCCATTAAACACTTCTCAGAAAACTCCAAAGGCAATGTTATTTTCCTCGACGGCTCGGCCGACTCTATGCAGCATACCATGAAAGAGATGATGAGCCTCAATATTTTGAGCCAAAATCAACCCAAAGGGAAAGACGACAGATAA
- a CDS encoding DUF922 domain-containing protein → MKTKLSVLAISVGFLFFLSDGSVAQPYHRLAARDFAGSPTTEAGYAAYTNCYVSYSYRASRYNGNYSIDFSVQLYLNTNKSWIRFNEVNNREMLLGVLRHEQGHYNMAYLMKNELYSVFTHHRYSANYQAEVVLLFKQVETKYHQLNDDYESQTQHMANVKNQEKWNLWFEKQLDNAQVADNRHNGDRLPY, encoded by the coding sequence ATGAAAACAAAGTTGAGTGTGCTGGCCATTAGTGTTGGGTTTTTGTTCTTTCTTTCCGATGGATCTGTAGCGCAGCCTTATCACCGTTTGGCTGCCCGAGATTTTGCCGGAAGCCCCACAACGGAAGCCGGTTACGCTGCTTATACCAATTGCTATGTAAGTTATTCGTACCGGGCATCCAGGTACAACGGCAATTATAGTATCGATTTTAGTGTACAGCTGTATCTCAACACCAATAAATCGTGGATCAGGTTTAACGAGGTAAATAACCGCGAAATGTTACTGGGTGTGCTTAGGCACGAGCAAGGGCACTATAATATGGCTTATTTAATGAAGAATGAATTGTATTCGGTTTTTACACATCACCGGTATTCGGCCAATTACCAGGCCGAGGTTGTATTATTGTTTAAACAGGTTGAAACCAAGTACCATCAACTGAATGATGATTACGAAAGCCAAACCCAGCACATGGCCAATGTCAAAAACCAGGAAAAGTGGAATTTGTGGTTCGAGAAACAATTGGATAACGCCCAAGTTGCAGATAATCGGCACAATGGCGACAGGTTGCCATATTAA
- a CDS encoding 5-formyltetrahydrofolate cyclo-ligase — translation MKKQELRKLYLQKRLELPPEAYQQLNEKLLSQFRKLNLNHIKCIHFFLPMREKVEPDTWLMINWIKQNHPLIRLTYPKADFATNRMRHFLDDNALEIANNSFGIPEPVAGTEINPAEIDLLLVPLLAFDQLGYRVGYGKGFYDRFMSECKPGTLFTGLSFFDPVDAIDDINSFDIPLHQCITPKKTWAFTGNL, via the coding sequence GTGAAAAAACAGGAACTGCGAAAACTATATCTTCAAAAACGACTGGAATTACCGCCGGAGGCTTATCAGCAACTCAACGAAAAATTGTTAAGCCAGTTCCGGAAATTAAACCTCAACCATATCAAATGCATTCATTTTTTTTTACCTATGCGGGAAAAAGTGGAACCGGATACCTGGTTAATGATCAACTGGATTAAGCAAAATCATCCTTTAATCAGGCTAACATACCCCAAAGCAGATTTTGCGACAAACCGAATGAGGCACTTTTTAGATGATAACGCCCTTGAAATAGCCAATAATAGCTTTGGCATCCCGGAGCCTGTTGCCGGAACTGAAATTAATCCCGCTGAAATTGACCTGTTGCTGGTGCCTTTATTGGCATTTGATCAACTTGGATACCGCGTTGGTTATGGCAAGGGTTTTTATGATCGTTTTATGAGCGAATGCAAACCAGGCACCCTTTTTACGGGGCTATCATTTTTTGACCCTGTAGATGCAATTGACGACATCAACTCTTTTGATATTCCCTTACATCAATGCATCACGCCGAAAAAAACATGGGCATTTACCGGTAACCTTTAA